The following coding sequences are from one Musa acuminata AAA Group cultivar baxijiao chromosome BXJ1-6, Cavendish_Baxijiao_AAA, whole genome shotgun sequence window:
- the LOC103990168 gene encoding scarecrow-like protein 9 isoform X1: MYQPTCAEAPTSTQIKHSYRRSNSRLPRRSRLPVAERASQVWTWNPTAQYAFIYIKARSTTDQSASIRVRRELPCGDRFCSQEDDEKSVAMGTGIRDLRGAMNGFKHDQLFPGPITADGLKLKGLPPPTTAAYLDGFIDMQDGPFLQAPSDSALNASAPRSFKDDLFTEEDALNSLDLGGQQQSSNHRSSRLDLPDDHPGLPPSVCTPNANVSPVTETGTLDDSEIFSDIGLNYISQMLMEENTDDKFDVYLENPALFDPEDTFLEILRENLTASPGQPPLCSSHFSDSPDGDHHGSSGSSTVMDNSHSYDAPETRPVPIDDSPQSSFSFVNSFGDILEGVEESLLSTLVAPDLPADSQPAWQFQGGIEEAHKFLPSNDKLAINLEANNFYLPQVPNEGTRLVEVNAEGGVSEHAVHPSRGRKNRHGEDLDLEEGRSIKQSAVFSGETGRTKLFDEVFLCSGGSCTKAVDKFRERSQNEASKVSHGSRSKGRKGRGKKQPKREVVDLSTLLTHCAHAVAADDHRSANELLKQIRQHSSPFGDANQRLAHWFADGLQARLAGTGSQIYHSLTAKRIPVTDVLKAYQLYMAVCPFRKVSHFFATQTILNVAEKATRLHIIDFGMYYGFQWPCFLQRLSSRPDGPPKVRMTGIDVPRHGFRPTELIDETGRRLADYASSFRIPFEFRSIAAAKWDDIRVEDLDLRDDEVVVVNCLYRFKNLLDETVVVDNPRDKVLNTIRKINPDVFVHGVVNGTYSAPFFVIRFREALFHYSSLFDMIGTNAPQEDESRQLIEKVLFGREALNVLACEGTERLERPETYKQWHVRNLRAGFVQLPLNRDIVKNATDKMKSCYHKDFVVDEDKRWLLQGWKGRIVYALSTWKSNSSY; this comes from the exons ATGTATCAGCCGACCTGCGCCGAGGCTCCCACGTCGACACAAATTAAACATTCCTATCGGCGGTCAAACTCGCGTCTTCCTCGTCGCTCTCGGCTTCCCGTTGCAGAAAGGGCGAGCCAAGTATGGACTTGGAATCCTACTGCTCAATATGCCTTCATATACATAAAGGCGAGGTCGACTACTGATCAAAGTGCCTCGATTAGGGTAAGACGGGAGCTTCCTTGTGGTGATAGATTCTGTAGCCAAG AGGATGATGAGAAGTCAGTAGCCATGGGAACTGGAATTCGAGATCTGCGAGGAGCGATGAACGGGTTCAAGCATGACCAGCTCTTCCCTGGTCCAATCACTGCCGATGGTCTCAAACTCAAAGGGCTGCCGCCACCGACGACCGCCGCCTACCTGGATGGCTTCATCGATATGCAAGATGGTCCTTTTCTTCAGGCCCCTTCTGATTCTGCCTTGAATGCGAGTGCTCCGCGTTCGTTCAAGGATGATCTCTTTACCGAGGAGGACGCCTTGAACAGCTTAGATTTGGGAGGACAGCAGCAATCGTCGAACCACCGGAGTAGCCGGCTCGACCTCCCAGATGACCATCCTGGTCTCCCGCCCTCGGTCTGCACTCCAAACGCCAACGTTTCGCCAGTGACCGAGACAGGTACCCTGGACGACTCTGAGATCTTCTCTGATATCGGTCTCAACTACATTAGTCAGATGCTCATGGAGGAGAACACCGATGATAAGTTTGATGTCTATCTAGAGAACCCAGCCCTCTTTGATCCAGAGGATACCTTCCTTGAGATCTTACGTGAGAACTTGACAGCTTCACCTGGTCAACCACCATTATGTTCCAGCCATTTCTCTGACAGCCCGGATGGTGACCACCATGGGAGCTCCGGTAGCAGCACGGTCATGGACAACAGCCACTCGTATGATGCCCCAGAGACTCGTCCTGTCCCTATCGATGACTCCCCGCAGTCTTCGTTTTCCTTCGTGAATAGCTTCGGTGATATCTTAGAAGGGGTGGAGGAATCTCTTCTGAGCACTCTTGTAGCTCCTGATCTGCCTGCCGACAGCCAACCCGCGTGGCAATTCCAGGGAGGGATTGAGGAGGCACATAAATTCCTTCCGAGCAATGATAAGTTGGCGATCAACTTAGAAGCCAATAATTTCTACCTACCACAAGTGCCAAATGAGGGGACGAGACTGGTCGAGGTCAACGCAGAGGGTGGAGTCAGTGAACATGCAGTTCATCCGTCGAGAGGTCGGAAAAACCGGCATGGCGAGGATCTGGATTTGGAGGAGGGAAGGAGCATCAAACAATCTGCTGTCTTCTCCGGGGAGACCGGTCGCACCAAATTGTTTGATGAGGTTTTCCTGTGCAGCGGGGGGAGTTGCACCAAGGCCGTTGACAAATTCCGAGAAAGATCGCAGAACGAAGCAAGTAAAGTCTCTCACGGCAGTCGTTCCAAAGGCAGGAAGGGTCGagggaagaagcaaccgaagagggAGGTGGTGGATCTAAGTACTCTCCTGACCCATTGCGCTCATGCCGTGGCCGCAGATGATCATCGAAGCGCAAATGAGTTGCTGAAGCAGATCAGACAGCACTCCTCGCCTTTTGGAGACGCAAACCAGAGGTTGGCTCATTGGTTCGCCGACGGCCTGCAGGCTCGCCTCGCCGGTACAGGGAGCCAGATCTACCATTCCTTGACGGCAAAACGGATTCCCGTCACCGACGTCCTGAAAGCTTACCAGCTTTACATGGCTGTCTGTCCTTTCAGGAAGGTCTCCCATTTCTTTGCGACGCAGACCATCCTCAATGTGGCAGAGAAGGCAACGAGGTTGCACATCATAGATTTCGGCATGTACTACGGATTCCAGTGGCCATGTTTCCTGCAACGCCTCTCTTCTCGGCCTGATGGCCCTCCGAAGGTTCGGATGACCGGCATCGACGTCCCCAGGCATGGATTCCGCCCGACCGAGCTGATCGACGAAACGGGGCGTCGCTTAGCCGATTACGCATCCAGCTTCCGCATCCCTTTCGAGTTCCGCTCGATTGCAGCGGCCAAGTGGGATGACATCCGAGTGGAGGACCTCGACCTTCGTGACGACGAGGTGGTCGTCGTCAACTGTTTGTACCGGTTCAAGAACCTGTTGGACGAGACGGTGGTGGTGGATAACCCGAGGGACAAGGTGTTGAACACCATAAGAAAGATCAACCCGGATGTGTTCGTTCACGGTGTCGTCAATGGCACGTACAGCGCTCCGTTCTTCGTCATCCGCTTCAGGGAAGCTTTGTTCCACTATTCTTCCTTGTTCGACATGATCGGGACGAATGCGCCACAGGAGGATGAATCGAGGCAGCTGATCGAGAAGGTCCTCTTCGGCCGAGAGGCGCTCAACGTCCTTGCCTGCGAGGGCACGGAGAGGTTGGAGAGGCCGGAGACTTACAAGCAGTGGCATGTGAGGAACCTGAGGGCGGGGTTCGTGCAGCTTCCATTGAACCGCGACATCGTGAAGAATGCGACGGATAAGATGAAGTCCTGCTACCACAAGGACTTCGTCGTGGACGAAGACAAGCGGTGGCTGCTGCAAGGGTGGAAAGGGCGTATCGTTTATGCCTTATCGACATGGAAATCCAATAGTTCCTACTAG
- the LOC103990165 gene encoding RHOMBOID-like protein 2 — MGRESGASDIEIKVQGLQGDNDLNPAVSPFPASQPPGCRGLPPPEHRPFRRWTPWLVPAFVLANLVVFAVIMYENDCPKTYMGDCVAVFLGRFAFQPLKENPLFGPSSSTLEKMGALDVRKVVHEHQGWRLISCIWLHAGVVHVLANMLSLLLIGIRLEQEFGFARIGLLYTISGFGGSLMSALFIKSSISVGASGALFGLLGGMLSELLTNWTIYTNKCAALFTLVLIISINLAVGVLPHVDNFAHIGGFVSGFLLGFVLLIRPHFGWVAQKNVPPGYLATPVKHKHKLYQYILWITAAILLIVGFTIGILMLFRGVNANDYCSWCHYLSCVPTSIRSCSSSTISCLSSQEGNSLNLMCGGNRRARSYLLPNATEAQIEELCSQLCS; from the exons ATGGGGAGGGAATCTGGTGCGTCGGATATCGAGATCAAGGTTCAGGGGCTGCAAGGGGACAACGACTTGAATCCGGCCGTTTCGCCGTTCCCTGCCTCGCAGCCGCCGGGGTGCCGGGGCCTGCCCCCGCCAGAGCACCGTCCGTTCCGGAGGTGGACACCCTGGTTGGTGCCGGCGTTCGTCCTGGCCAACCTGGTTGTGTTCGCCGTCATCATGTACGAGAATGATTGCCCCAAGACTTATATGGGGGACTGCGTTGCCGTCTTTCTCGGCCGGTTCGCCTTCCAGCCCCTGAAGGAGAATCCCCTCTTCGGGCCGTCGTCCTCAAC GTTGGAGAAGATGGGTGCTTTAGATGTGCGTAAAGTGGTTCATGAACACCAAGGATGGCGTCTGATTTCTTGCATTTGGCTACATGCTGGAGTCGTCCATGTGCTTGCCAATATGTTGAGTCTTCTTTTAATCGGAATTCGGCTTGAGCAAGAATTTGGATTTG CACGGATCGGCCTGCTATACACTATTTCTGGATTTGGTGGGAGTTTGATGTCTGCTCTGTTCATCAAATCAAGTATCTCTGTAGGTGCTTCTGGTGCACTTTTCGGATTGCTCGGTGGCATGCTTTCTGAACTATTAACCAATTGGACAATCTACACAAATAAG TGTGCAGCACTGTTTACCCTTGTGCTCATCATATCAATCAACTTGGCTGTTGGAGTCCTACCACATGTGGATAACTTTGCTCATATTGGGGGATTTGTTTCTGGATTTCTTCTTGGATTTGTGCTCCTGATTCGCCCCCACTTTGGGTGGGTTGCCCAAAAGAATGTTCCACCTGGATATCTTGCAACTCCGGTCAAACACAAGCACAAGCTGTATCAATACATACTATGGATCACTGCTGCCATTCTTCTAATTGTCGG GTTCACCATTGGCATTCTTATGCTGTTTCGAGGGGTTAACGCAAATGATTATTGTTCTTGGTGCCATTACCTGAGTTGCGTGCCGACCTCCATAAGGAGTTGCTCATCATCCACTATTTCTTGCTTG TCGTCTCAAGAAGGGAACAGCCTGAACTTGATGTGTGGGGGAAACAGAAGAGCCCGTAGCTACCTCTTGCCGAATGCAACCGAAGCCCAGATAGAGGAACTCTGCTCCCAGCTGTGCAGTTGA
- the LOC135677278 gene encoding protein IWS1 homolog 1-like isoform X2: protein MAFGNDGFLDEDGETLMVSDMPSCRERSLKPADRVDDDGNVDGRSWRWGRSPTPVMDSANECKGGKPRKRLIMKGANEGPPHCSGGPMAAFGDEGLDKSGNVELSLKKKRKGTPSTKQGKVGSGSRNTIARGELEAEEGEEDDEIQQLFNGGGKKKKNEKSHAEISLLVEHVMAELEVVTEEDAELNRQNKPAINKLRKLPLLVEALSKKTLQQDFLDHGVLSLLKNWLEPLPDGSFPNMNVRTAILKVLSDFPIDLEQCDRREQLKRSGIGKVIMFLSKSDEETTSNRKLAKELVDRWSRSIFNKSTRFEDMRTSDEEREPYRRPSQKHLTKARRLESQDNWIRLDLDELSNLRRTGQAATRQHVSVPEALPLDFVVRPRSLVDPEEVRAQAKQVMHDQHRLKINKKLWQLKTSKKRQLQALKPSSEGRGIVMYL, encoded by the exons ATGGCCTTTGGCAATGATGG CTTTCTGGACGAGGATGGTGAGACATTGATGGTTTCGGACATGCCGTCCTGTCGGGAGCGCTCCCTGAAGCCGGCCGATCGCGTCGACGACGACGGCAACGTTGACGGGAGGTCCTGGCGGTGGGGCCGCTCACCGACGCCGGTGATGGATTCTGCCAACGAGTGCAAGGGCGGCAAGCCGAGGAAGAGGCTTATAATGAAGGGCGCGAACGAGGGCCCGCCGCATTGCAGTGGCGGCCCCATGGCGGCGTTCGGCGACGAAGGATTGGATAAGTCGGGGAACGTAGAGCTGTCgttgaagaagaagaggaagggaacGCCGTCCACCAAGCAGGGAAAAGTGGGGAGTGGATCAAGGAACACTATAGCCAGAGGCGAATTAGAG GCAGAAGAGGGTGAAGAAGATGATGAAATTCAGCAACTATTTAATGGGggagggaaaaagaagaaaaatgagaagTCCCATGCTGAAATATCTTTGCTTGTTGAACACGTTATGGCTGAATTAGAGGTGGTGACTGAAGAAGATGCTGAGCTGAACAGGCAGAACAAACCAGCCATTAACAAACTCAGGAAGCTGCCATTACTTGTTGAGGCCCTCTCTAA GAAAACACTTCAGCAAGATTTCTTGGATCATGGAGTATTATCTCTTCTGAAAAATTGGCTCGAACCCTTGCCTGATGGAAGTTTTCCGAATATGAATGTCCGAACTGCCATACTAAAAGTACTTTCCGAT TTTCCTATTGATCTAGAGCAGTGTGACAGAAGAGAACAACTAAAAAGAAGTGGTATCGGGAAG GTGATAATGTTCTTATCAAAATCAGATGAGGAGACAACTTCCAATAGAAAACTTGCTAAAGAATTGGTTGATAGATGG AGTCGATCAATATTTAACAAGAGTACTAGATTTGAGGATATGAGGACTTCTGATGAAGAGAGAGAGCCATACAGACGACCATCTCAGAA GCACCTTACTAAAGCAAGGAGACTGGAATCTCAAGATAACTGGATACGCTTGGATCTGGATGAACTTTCAAA TCTGCGAAGAACTGGACAGGCAGCAACCAGACAACATGTTTCTGTCCCTGAAGCATTGCCTCTAGATTTTGTTGTGCGCCCTCGGTCTCTAGTTGATCCTGAAGAAGTCAGAGCACAAGCGAAGCAAGTGATGCATGATCAGCACCGGTTAAAG ATAAACAAGAAGTTGTGGCAGTTGAAAACATCAAAAAAGAGGCAGCTTCAGGCATTGAAACCGAGTAGCGAGGGGCGTGGCATTGTCATGTATTTATAG
- the LOC135677278 gene encoding protein IWS1 homolog 1-like isoform X1, protein MAFGNDGFLDEDGETLMVSDMPSCRERSLKPADRVDDDGNVDGRSWRWGRSPTPVMDSANECKGGKPRKRLIMKGANEGPPHCSGGPMAAFGDEGLDKSGNVELSLKKKRKGTPSTKQGKVGSGSRNTIARGELEAEEGEEDDEIQQLFNGGGKKKKNEKSHAEISLLVEHVMAELEVVTEEDAELNRQNKPAINKLRKLPLLVEALSKKTLQQDFLDHGVLSLLKNWLEPLPDGSFPNMNVRTAILKVLSDFPIDLEQCDRREQLKRSGIGKVIMFLSKSDEETTSNRKLAKELVDRWSRSIFNKSTRFEDMRTSDEEREPYRRPSQKHLTKARRLESQDNWIRLDLDELSNLRRTGQAATRQHVSVPEALPLDFVVRPRSLVDPEEVRAQAKQVMHDQHRLKCFSLFLGWEASACMAIQRAVFSVSALQFEGNRSIETL, encoded by the exons ATGGCCTTTGGCAATGATGG CTTTCTGGACGAGGATGGTGAGACATTGATGGTTTCGGACATGCCGTCCTGTCGGGAGCGCTCCCTGAAGCCGGCCGATCGCGTCGACGACGACGGCAACGTTGACGGGAGGTCCTGGCGGTGGGGCCGCTCACCGACGCCGGTGATGGATTCTGCCAACGAGTGCAAGGGCGGCAAGCCGAGGAAGAGGCTTATAATGAAGGGCGCGAACGAGGGCCCGCCGCATTGCAGTGGCGGCCCCATGGCGGCGTTCGGCGACGAAGGATTGGATAAGTCGGGGAACGTAGAGCTGTCgttgaagaagaagaggaagggaacGCCGTCCACCAAGCAGGGAAAAGTGGGGAGTGGATCAAGGAACACTATAGCCAGAGGCGAATTAGAG GCAGAAGAGGGTGAAGAAGATGATGAAATTCAGCAACTATTTAATGGGggagggaaaaagaagaaaaatgagaagTCCCATGCTGAAATATCTTTGCTTGTTGAACACGTTATGGCTGAATTAGAGGTGGTGACTGAAGAAGATGCTGAGCTGAACAGGCAGAACAAACCAGCCATTAACAAACTCAGGAAGCTGCCATTACTTGTTGAGGCCCTCTCTAA GAAAACACTTCAGCAAGATTTCTTGGATCATGGAGTATTATCTCTTCTGAAAAATTGGCTCGAACCCTTGCCTGATGGAAGTTTTCCGAATATGAATGTCCGAACTGCCATACTAAAAGTACTTTCCGAT TTTCCTATTGATCTAGAGCAGTGTGACAGAAGAGAACAACTAAAAAGAAGTGGTATCGGGAAG GTGATAATGTTCTTATCAAAATCAGATGAGGAGACAACTTCCAATAGAAAACTTGCTAAAGAATTGGTTGATAGATGG AGTCGATCAATATTTAACAAGAGTACTAGATTTGAGGATATGAGGACTTCTGATGAAGAGAGAGAGCCATACAGACGACCATCTCAGAA GCACCTTACTAAAGCAAGGAGACTGGAATCTCAAGATAACTGGATACGCTTGGATCTGGATGAACTTTCAAA TCTGCGAAGAACTGGACAGGCAGCAACCAGACAACATGTTTCTGTCCCTGAAGCATTGCCTCTAGATTTTGTTGTGCGCCCTCGGTCTCTAGTTGATCCTGAAGAAGTCAGAGCACAAGCGAAGCAAGTGATGCATGATCAGCACCGGTTAAAG TGTTTCTCATTATTTCTGGGGTGGGAGGCGTCAGCATGTATGGCTATTCAACGGGCAGTATTCTCAGTTTCTGCACTTCAGTTTGAAGGAAATAGATCAATAGAAACTTTGTG A
- the LOC103990168 gene encoding scarecrow-like protein 9 isoform X2, producing MGTGIRDLRGAMNGFKHDQLFPGPITADGLKLKGLPPPTTAAYLDGFIDMQDGPFLQAPSDSALNASAPRSFKDDLFTEEDALNSLDLGGQQQSSNHRSSRLDLPDDHPGLPPSVCTPNANVSPVTETGTLDDSEIFSDIGLNYISQMLMEENTDDKFDVYLENPALFDPEDTFLEILRENLTASPGQPPLCSSHFSDSPDGDHHGSSGSSTVMDNSHSYDAPETRPVPIDDSPQSSFSFVNSFGDILEGVEESLLSTLVAPDLPADSQPAWQFQGGIEEAHKFLPSNDKLAINLEANNFYLPQVPNEGTRLVEVNAEGGVSEHAVHPSRGRKNRHGEDLDLEEGRSIKQSAVFSGETGRTKLFDEVFLCSGGSCTKAVDKFRERSQNEASKVSHGSRSKGRKGRGKKQPKREVVDLSTLLTHCAHAVAADDHRSANELLKQIRQHSSPFGDANQRLAHWFADGLQARLAGTGSQIYHSLTAKRIPVTDVLKAYQLYMAVCPFRKVSHFFATQTILNVAEKATRLHIIDFGMYYGFQWPCFLQRLSSRPDGPPKVRMTGIDVPRHGFRPTELIDETGRRLADYASSFRIPFEFRSIAAAKWDDIRVEDLDLRDDEVVVVNCLYRFKNLLDETVVVDNPRDKVLNTIRKINPDVFVHGVVNGTYSAPFFVIRFREALFHYSSLFDMIGTNAPQEDESRQLIEKVLFGREALNVLACEGTERLERPETYKQWHVRNLRAGFVQLPLNRDIVKNATDKMKSCYHKDFVVDEDKRWLLQGWKGRIVYALSTWKSNSSY from the coding sequence ATGGGAACTGGAATTCGAGATCTGCGAGGAGCGATGAACGGGTTCAAGCATGACCAGCTCTTCCCTGGTCCAATCACTGCCGATGGTCTCAAACTCAAAGGGCTGCCGCCACCGACGACCGCCGCCTACCTGGATGGCTTCATCGATATGCAAGATGGTCCTTTTCTTCAGGCCCCTTCTGATTCTGCCTTGAATGCGAGTGCTCCGCGTTCGTTCAAGGATGATCTCTTTACCGAGGAGGACGCCTTGAACAGCTTAGATTTGGGAGGACAGCAGCAATCGTCGAACCACCGGAGTAGCCGGCTCGACCTCCCAGATGACCATCCTGGTCTCCCGCCCTCGGTCTGCACTCCAAACGCCAACGTTTCGCCAGTGACCGAGACAGGTACCCTGGACGACTCTGAGATCTTCTCTGATATCGGTCTCAACTACATTAGTCAGATGCTCATGGAGGAGAACACCGATGATAAGTTTGATGTCTATCTAGAGAACCCAGCCCTCTTTGATCCAGAGGATACCTTCCTTGAGATCTTACGTGAGAACTTGACAGCTTCACCTGGTCAACCACCATTATGTTCCAGCCATTTCTCTGACAGCCCGGATGGTGACCACCATGGGAGCTCCGGTAGCAGCACGGTCATGGACAACAGCCACTCGTATGATGCCCCAGAGACTCGTCCTGTCCCTATCGATGACTCCCCGCAGTCTTCGTTTTCCTTCGTGAATAGCTTCGGTGATATCTTAGAAGGGGTGGAGGAATCTCTTCTGAGCACTCTTGTAGCTCCTGATCTGCCTGCCGACAGCCAACCCGCGTGGCAATTCCAGGGAGGGATTGAGGAGGCACATAAATTCCTTCCGAGCAATGATAAGTTGGCGATCAACTTAGAAGCCAATAATTTCTACCTACCACAAGTGCCAAATGAGGGGACGAGACTGGTCGAGGTCAACGCAGAGGGTGGAGTCAGTGAACATGCAGTTCATCCGTCGAGAGGTCGGAAAAACCGGCATGGCGAGGATCTGGATTTGGAGGAGGGAAGGAGCATCAAACAATCTGCTGTCTTCTCCGGGGAGACCGGTCGCACCAAATTGTTTGATGAGGTTTTCCTGTGCAGCGGGGGGAGTTGCACCAAGGCCGTTGACAAATTCCGAGAAAGATCGCAGAACGAAGCAAGTAAAGTCTCTCACGGCAGTCGTTCCAAAGGCAGGAAGGGTCGagggaagaagcaaccgaagagggAGGTGGTGGATCTAAGTACTCTCCTGACCCATTGCGCTCATGCCGTGGCCGCAGATGATCATCGAAGCGCAAATGAGTTGCTGAAGCAGATCAGACAGCACTCCTCGCCTTTTGGAGACGCAAACCAGAGGTTGGCTCATTGGTTCGCCGACGGCCTGCAGGCTCGCCTCGCCGGTACAGGGAGCCAGATCTACCATTCCTTGACGGCAAAACGGATTCCCGTCACCGACGTCCTGAAAGCTTACCAGCTTTACATGGCTGTCTGTCCTTTCAGGAAGGTCTCCCATTTCTTTGCGACGCAGACCATCCTCAATGTGGCAGAGAAGGCAACGAGGTTGCACATCATAGATTTCGGCATGTACTACGGATTCCAGTGGCCATGTTTCCTGCAACGCCTCTCTTCTCGGCCTGATGGCCCTCCGAAGGTTCGGATGACCGGCATCGACGTCCCCAGGCATGGATTCCGCCCGACCGAGCTGATCGACGAAACGGGGCGTCGCTTAGCCGATTACGCATCCAGCTTCCGCATCCCTTTCGAGTTCCGCTCGATTGCAGCGGCCAAGTGGGATGACATCCGAGTGGAGGACCTCGACCTTCGTGACGACGAGGTGGTCGTCGTCAACTGTTTGTACCGGTTCAAGAACCTGTTGGACGAGACGGTGGTGGTGGATAACCCGAGGGACAAGGTGTTGAACACCATAAGAAAGATCAACCCGGATGTGTTCGTTCACGGTGTCGTCAATGGCACGTACAGCGCTCCGTTCTTCGTCATCCGCTTCAGGGAAGCTTTGTTCCACTATTCTTCCTTGTTCGACATGATCGGGACGAATGCGCCACAGGAGGATGAATCGAGGCAGCTGATCGAGAAGGTCCTCTTCGGCCGAGAGGCGCTCAACGTCCTTGCCTGCGAGGGCACGGAGAGGTTGGAGAGGCCGGAGACTTACAAGCAGTGGCATGTGAGGAACCTGAGGGCGGGGTTCGTGCAGCTTCCATTGAACCGCGACATCGTGAAGAATGCGACGGATAAGATGAAGTCCTGCTACCACAAGGACTTCGTCGTGGACGAAGACAAGCGGTGGCTGCTGCAAGGGTGGAAAGGGCGTATCGTTTATGCCTTATCGACATGGAAATCCAATAGTTCCTACTAG